The following proteins are co-located in the Egicoccus sp. AB-alg2 genome:
- a CDS encoding HAD-IA family hydrolase has protein sequence MIRAVAFDLMDTVVRDPYREALRAATGLPLDELFRRRPPQAYPALERDELAEADYWAAFTEHGIDVDPDAFHRTRLSGTTWLEGMAELLDELGGTVLRATASNYPRWIDDLADTLLAGRFDRVLASCHLGARKPDARFFHGLLDELGYAAAEVLFVDDREENVTGAREVGIAAHRYRDVTGVRRFLADHGVLPARTADRGAG, from the coding sequence CGCTGCGGGCCGCGACGGGGCTGCCGCTCGACGAGCTGTTCCGTCGCCGCCCGCCGCAGGCGTACCCGGCCCTGGAACGCGACGAGCTGGCCGAGGCCGACTACTGGGCGGCGTTCACCGAGCACGGCATCGACGTCGACCCGGACGCGTTCCACCGCACACGGCTGTCCGGAACCACGTGGCTGGAGGGCATGGCCGAGCTGCTGGACGAACTGGGCGGCACGGTGCTGCGGGCGACCGCCAGCAACTACCCGCGCTGGATCGACGACCTGGCCGACACGCTGCTCGCCGGCCGCTTCGACCGCGTGCTCGCCTCCTGCCACCTCGGCGCCCGGAAGCCGGACGCCCGCTTCTTCCATGGCCTGCTGGACGAGCTCGGGTACGCGGCCGCCGAGGTGCTGTTCGTGGACGACCGCGAGGAGAACGTCACCGGCGCCCGCGAGGTCGGCATCGCCGCCCACCGCTACCGCGACGTGACGGGGGTGCGCCGGTTCCTCGCTGACCACGGGGTGCTGCCGGCCCGGACGGCCGACCGCGGCGCCGGCTAG